The Papaver somniferum cultivar HN1 chromosome 3, ASM357369v1, whole genome shotgun sequence genome includes a region encoding these proteins:
- the LOC113360955 gene encoding peroxidase 24-like, giving the protein MASIASTSVLFVTLLQYFLVIGTLNISVCNGDHGKKISTNNGDQHHSSPKHHGDKIDDDEGDDIHGLKMKNFYRKSCPNVDVEKIVESITWKNVGANPSLGAKLLRIHYHDCFVRGCDASLLLDPTTNEATQVEKEARPNLSLTGYEVIDEIKTRLEQECPGTVSCADIVALAARDGVSFQFQKQMWKVPLGRRDGRVSLASEALTDLPSASSNFTTLLRLFSRKGLDKVDLVALSGAHTIGIAHCGVISRRLFNFTGKGDTDPSIEPAYAEILKAKCTTNNKPSSGNIIEMDPNSSIAFDNHYYININEKKGVFQSDAALLTDSFSATLVKEFENGNAFLANFAKSMVNMGAMEVLTREDQGEIRKQCRFVN; this is encoded by the exons ATGGCGAGCATTGCAAGCACTTCTGTATTGTTTGTTACACTTTTGCAATATTTTCTTGTAATTGGAACCTTGAATATTAGTGTATGCAATGGAGATCATGGAAAAAAAATCTCGACTAACAATGGAGATCAGCATCATAGCTCACCAAAACACCATGGAGACAAGatagatgatgatgaaggtgatgacaTTCATGGACTAAAGATGAAGAATTTCTATCGCAAGAGTTGCCCGAATGTTGACGTTGAAAAGATAGTAGAGAGCATTACATGGAAGAATGTTGGAGCTAATCCTAGCTTGGGAGCTAAATTACTAAGGATTCATTACCATGATTGCTTTGTCAGG GGATGTGATGCATCACTACTACTAGATCCAACAACAAATGAGGCTACCCAAGTCGAGAAAGAAGCTAGACCCAACCTATCTTTAACTGGATACGAAGTTATAGACGAAATCAAAACACGGTTAGAGCAAGAATGCCCTGGAACTGTTTCTTGTGCTGATATCGTCGCGTTGGCTGCCCGTGATGGTGTTTCATTCCAA TTCCAGAAACAGATGTGGAAAGTACCactaggaagaagagatggaaggGTTTCTCTTGCATCGGAAGCGTTAACGGACTTACCTTCTGCCTCCTCAAACTTCACCACTCTTCTACGACTGTTCTCCCGGAAAGGTCTTGATAAAGTAGATCTTGTAGCTTTGTCAGGTGCACATACCATTGGAATTGCACATTGCGGTGTAATTTCCAGGAGGCTCTTCAATTTTACTGGAAAAGGGGATACTGATCCATCTATCGAACCGGCTTATGCAGAAATTTTGAAAGCTAAATGCACCACTAATAATAAACCAAGCTCCGGAAACATTATAGAAATGGATCCTAATAGTTCCATAGCTTTCGATAACCATTACTATATTAATATCAATGAGAAAAAGGGTGTTTTTCAATCTGATGCAGCACTTCTGACCGACAGTTTCTCAGCCACATTGGTGAAAGAGTTTGAGAATGGTAATGCATTCCTTGCCAATTTCGCGAAATCAATGGTCAATATGGGAGCCATGGAAGTACTTACCCGAGAAGATCAAGGAGAGATTAGGAAACAATGTCGTTTCGTTAACTAA